Genomic segment of Glandiceps talaboti chromosome 17, keGlaTala1.1, whole genome shotgun sequence:
CTTGCATTCCACGGTCTTGGATGCTTTCGCAGACACTCAATTCTTCGCTTTGTTCACTATGCTTTGGTAGTCTTACTTTACTACTGAATCGTACCCCTCCAGGACGACCAGTCCAGGTGTTTTTTCTCAGGCGATGTGCGTTCAAAGTCACTTCATGCGATGCAATAAGCGGGCTTCGTGTTCTTTCTTTTGCCTGCTTCCGTAagtacaaataaacattcatgTTTAAGTAAGCGATAACAGAAACAGGAATAACAAACTCTAAAATAAAAGTGACCATATTAAAGGCTAAGTTGTCAACGTTCTCAGCTTCGCATTCAGACTTGTAATCAAGATTTCTTTCTCCTGTAACAGCGGTCCATCCGAGAATAGTTATACCGTAATAAAGAATCAGCAGGACCCAGCACACAACACACATTGTCAGGGCTTTGTTTCTTTTCTGAAGCAACGCATATCGGGCTTTCTTTTTCACCAACCAGTAGCGATCGAGACTAACAAAGATGATAGAAACGACGGAGACACTACAAGCGATGAAATCCGATGTTATCCACAATTTGCAAACACCTTCCCCGAGTGGCCAATCTCCGTATCCGTGTAGCGCCCAAAATGCATCGAACGGCATGGACATTAGCCCAACCATAAGGTCAGCAAGGGCCAAGTTGAAGAGATAAAAATTCCGAACAGTTTGTCGAAGTTTATCATCACTTAAAAACGCGATGATTACAAGAAGGTTTCCAGCGACGGTAACGAATACAATGGCGAAGAGAGTTGTTCCAAGGAATATCCCTATGTCTGCCGAATACAACTTTGTTGTTGGCTCGTCTTGTATTCCGAAGTCAGCTGTGTTCGTTGAATTCATGTTTTCAAACTGATGTAACCTTGTCTGAGAGTTATACTACTATCGTGGTAAGACTAGACTCCGTCCTGGTACATGGCGACGTATGTATAACACAACGTAATCAGTACTCTGACAGATAGCTTAGCGTGCGTAGATGTAAACGTGGCTTATCAGCAAGCCCAGTGAAATGTCAGACTAACTCTACTCTAGTGTACATCAATCAAACTTTCATCAATCGAAGGCGTCGTCGTCGCTTGCACGTCCGTCTCTCGTAAGGGCACTGCCCATCTACATTCCTGGAGCTCTGACAACACATGGTTTATCGATTTATCCCGATATTCGGTATACATCCACAACAGATTCAAATCACCATTGACATGGTATCATAGGGGTCGTAGTTTTCAAGGGGTTGAGCAAAAAACGTTAGGAATTCGGGGAATGTAGCCGCACTGGAAACATATAACATGAACATTTATGACTAGCGAGGGTACAAGTGCTCATCTTTCATTAGGGGAAACAATATGGTCTGTATATACAGTTGACGAGAGTATTAACGTACTGAAATAACGCAAACTGATACTAAAGCTTGTCACAGTCTTTTGACGAAGTCACTCTATGCGATACCGATGCGAATGTCATACCGTGTTGACTAAATCCGTCGTGTTGGTTCCATCCCAAAATATTACACAGGGGACCGTATCATTTCTCTGTACGGTACATGGTAGGTGTCTTATTTTTTGTCAAGGTAACTGGATGCCATAATTCACAGACTTGTCAGAAACTGTCCTTTccttctctatttctcattatttatttataggaGATTAGTTTTTCACCTCATCACatttcatatgatatatatcgCCAAAAGTCATACACCATCTGTTCTTCTCCTCAACCTTTCTGCTTCAATGGGAGGTACTAGTACAATGCAATGCCAAGCAAATGATCAAGAGTCCTTTACAATCATAAATTTGGTTTCCTATAATTTAAGTGGAATTGCCAGAAAGATTCTTATCATGTTGTATAGTAAATCTAATGTTATTTTACTTTTCTTGAGGTCTATGACATAAAACGTGTACAACAAAATTCCACCAAGCAATGGGGTTAGACTGACTGTCTTAAGCTGTGCTGAAACTACATACTAATAATAAGTTGCTCTATCTATCTGAGTGCAACATTTCACTCCCttgtgtttaattgtaaacaattaTTGATAAGGCCAAGGCTAGCTAGCCTACTAGACacattacagttaaaatgatgttgacttggtgtttcactcatgggacattatgtttttgacacaaagatagacatatttccactctagactaacaataacagaaacaaTAAACATAGCAGAatctttgcccaatcacattgaacactgataacattgatattctttcacagtgcagtagaaagGGCTTCTAATAAAAAGCATTACACAaaggacttgatgattttaatggctgcaattgtttattttcaaactgatCAACATGACCATTTCTACATCCTCATACAGTGTACACAGCATCTACGTAATTATTGTTTCTATTGCATAATGTATAGGTTTTCTGAGTGTGTGcaaaaataatgttattacatgagtgaaacagtTTAGCTGCACATTAAACACACATgcactgtgtatgtgtattacac
This window contains:
- the LOC144448054 gene encoding muscarinic acetylcholine receptor M4-like, producing the protein MNSTNTADFGIQDEPTTKLYSADIGIFLGTTLFAIVFVTVAGNLLVIIAFLSDDKLRQTVRNFYLFNLALADLMVGLMSMPFDAFWALHGYGDWPLGEGVCKLWITSDFIACSVSVVSIIFVSLDRYWLVKKKARYALLQKRNKALTMCVVCWVLLILYYGITILGWTAVTGERNLDYKSECEAENVDNLAFNMVTFILEFVIPVSVIAYLNMNVYLYLRKQAKERTRSPLIASHEVTLNAHRLRKNTWTGRPGGVRFSSKVRLPKHSEQSEELSVCESIQDRGMQDIARVMPVNHEQVTVNPNSQTEYSNRVNAVLEQHSQNSGPPLPSSSDQTDRPADPIPQYKKENKALKTLSILVIVFVCCWLPYNLYLIMITVCSQCFNDHIWNLVNWLLWCNSTVNPLLYAVTSPRFRYRFKQLLCCGRKSICKNRIMPQ